A region from the Cryptosporangium arvum DSM 44712 genome encodes:
- a CDS encoding AAA family ATPase, whose product MTGAPATGKTTVGRLVAGALRAAILDQDVVTGPFVAGADLDGPAGRALRAARYESIVATACDCLSVGTAAVLVAPFTTERARADAFGALVDRFAAAGASTTLVWLTAPADVLVARMGARAAERDAGKLADAAAYFRAGLLAAPAVPHVRVDATLDPRVQLDTVLSSLP is encoded by the coding sequence ATGACCGGTGCCCCCGCGACCGGCAAGACGACCGTCGGGCGGTTGGTGGCCGGTGCCCTGCGCGCGGCGATCCTCGACCAGGACGTCGTGACGGGGCCGTTCGTCGCCGGCGCCGATCTCGACGGACCGGCCGGCCGGGCGCTCCGCGCGGCCCGGTACGAGTCGATCGTCGCGACCGCGTGCGACTGCCTGTCGGTCGGCACCGCCGCGGTCCTCGTCGCCCCGTTCACCACCGAGCGTGCGCGAGCGGACGCGTTCGGTGCGCTCGTGGACCGGTTCGCCGCGGCCGGGGCGTCGACCACGCTGGTCTGGCTGACCGCGCCGGCCGACGTCCTGGTCGCGCGGATGGGCGCGCGGGCAGCGGAGCGCGACGCCGGGAAACTGGCCGACGCCGCCGCCTACTTCCGGGCCGGGCTGCTGGCCGCTCCGGCCGTGCCGCATGTCCGCGTCGACGCCACACTGGACCCGCGCGTTCAACTCGACACCGTTCTGTCGTCACTCCCTTGA
- a CDS encoding LacI family DNA-binding transcriptional regulator encodes MKQTAVRLKDVAALAATSTKTASRVINGDPRVAEDTRVRVLAAVRELGYRPDPTARSLRKGTDDTLGIVVDSIADPFFASVTGTIERLAIARGLRVMIASTGRDPRLETTVVNDLLARRVAGLIVAPAATDHSYLAQAPCPVLFVDRRPDGYAGGETVLVDDNGGARQALAHLAAQGHRRVAYVGGRMDVATTRNRLQGYRDQVAASALDADEALVRTGCNTADDGRSVTVELLALPEPPTAIFSSNTRTSLGVVAALHACDRTDVALVCFGDFALADVLDPGVTVVDHDPEAIGELAAHTMFERLAGEPAVSTDRTLPLRLVMRGSGERRPPHD; translated from the coding sequence GTGAAGCAGACAGCAGTGCGGTTGAAGGACGTCGCGGCGCTGGCCGCCACCAGCACGAAGACCGCGTCGCGGGTGATCAACGGCGATCCCCGGGTCGCCGAGGACACCCGGGTGCGCGTCCTCGCCGCCGTCCGCGAGCTGGGCTACCGGCCCGACCCGACCGCGCGCTCGCTGCGCAAGGGCACCGACGACACGCTCGGCATCGTCGTCGACTCGATCGCCGACCCGTTCTTCGCCAGCGTGACCGGCACGATCGAGCGGCTCGCGATCGCCCGCGGGCTGCGCGTGATGATCGCCAGCACCGGCCGGGACCCGCGGCTGGAGACCACAGTGGTCAACGACCTGCTGGCGCGCCGCGTCGCCGGGCTGATCGTCGCCCCCGCCGCGACCGACCACTCCTACCTCGCGCAGGCGCCCTGCCCGGTGCTGTTCGTCGACCGCCGCCCCGACGGCTACGCCGGCGGGGAGACCGTGCTCGTCGACGACAACGGCGGTGCCCGGCAGGCGCTCGCGCACCTGGCCGCGCAGGGCCACCGCCGGGTTGCCTACGTCGGCGGCCGGATGGACGTCGCCACCACCCGCAACCGCCTGCAGGGGTACCGCGATCAGGTCGCCGCGTCCGCGCTCGACGCCGACGAGGCCCTGGTGCGCACCGGCTGCAACACCGCCGACGACGGCCGCTCGGTCACCGTCGAACTGCTCGCCCTGCCCGAGCCGCCCACCGCGATCTTCTCCTCCAACACGCGGACGTCGCTGGGCGTCGTCGCCGCGCTGCACGCCTGCGACCGCACCGACGTCGCGCTCGTCTGCTTCGGCGACTTCGCGCTGGCCGACGTCCTCGATCCGGGCGTCACGGTCGTCGACCACGACCCGGAGGCCATCGGCGAGCTGGCCGCCCACACCATGTTCGAGCGACTGGCCGGGGAACCGGCCGTCTCGACCGACCGCACCCTGCCGCTGCGTCTGGTCATGCGCGGGTCCGGTGAACGGAGACCACCGCATGACTGA
- a CDS encoding FGGY family carbohydrate kinase, translating into MTELLLGVDLGTSDTKVLVLRSDGARIGTWRRPTVWRRLPGLRVETDARTLLDGVLGVVTDALSTLDDPRVTALGLTGLAESGVVVDGAGAPCSPVIAWHDPRGGEQLARVPSDFRDAFGVTTGLPFHQQWTIAKLLWAREHGLELGPGHRWLNVPEYVAFALGADPVAEPSLASRTGLLDLDTGGPWSAALDLLGVGPGFLPERRYAGEPAGTVRTPDAPAALRGATISVAGHDHPVAAFGAGAVGGDDLFNSCGTADTLLRAIPRVVTADERRRLTGARVEVGRHILPGTTLVNAPSRAGLVLRRVQAALGATDLGALDAAYPGADASRATVTGGDVEADDVVIALREGATPADVWAAAVDANAAYTGDLLARIAPVAGPYGRAVGAGGWLRLASVRRSKRRVLPGLTFSPIDQPGGFGAAVLAAWAAAGSPGDLGEFSAGLRPTAVFAP; encoded by the coding sequence ATGACTGAGCTCCTCCTCGGGGTCGACCTCGGGACATCGGACACGAAAGTCCTCGTCCTGCGGTCCGACGGCGCTCGGATCGGCACCTGGCGCCGTCCCACGGTCTGGCGCCGGTTACCGGGCCTCCGCGTCGAGACCGACGCGCGCACGCTGCTCGACGGCGTCCTCGGGGTGGTCACCGACGCGCTCTCCACGCTCGACGATCCGCGGGTGACGGCGCTCGGCCTCACCGGTCTGGCCGAGTCCGGAGTGGTCGTCGACGGGGCCGGGGCGCCCTGCTCGCCGGTGATCGCCTGGCACGACCCGCGCGGCGGCGAGCAGCTCGCCCGGGTGCCCTCGGACTTCCGGGACGCGTTCGGCGTCACCACCGGCCTGCCGTTCCACCAGCAGTGGACGATCGCGAAGCTGCTCTGGGCCCGCGAGCACGGCTTGGAGCTCGGGCCCGGCCACCGCTGGCTCAACGTCCCCGAGTACGTCGCGTTCGCGCTCGGCGCCGACCCCGTCGCCGAGCCGTCGCTGGCCTCCCGCACCGGCCTGCTCGACCTGGACACCGGCGGCCCGTGGAGCGCCGCGCTGGACCTGCTCGGCGTCGGCCCGGGTTTCCTGCCCGAGCGACGCTACGCGGGGGAGCCGGCCGGCACCGTCCGCACCCCCGACGCGCCCGCCGCGTTGCGGGGCGCGACGATCTCGGTCGCCGGGCACGACCACCCGGTCGCCGCGTTCGGCGCCGGCGCGGTCGGCGGCGACGACCTGTTCAACTCGTGCGGCACCGCCGACACGCTGCTGCGGGCCATCCCGCGCGTGGTCACCGCGGACGAGCGGCGGCGGCTGACCGGCGCGCGGGTCGAGGTCGGCCGGCACATCCTCCCCGGGACGACGCTCGTGAACGCGCCGTCGCGGGCCGGGCTCGTGCTGCGCCGGGTGCAGGCCGCGCTCGGCGCGACCGACCTGGGGGCGCTGGACGCCGCCTACCCGGGCGCCGACGCGTCCCGGGCCACCGTCACCGGGGGTGACGTCGAGGCCGACGACGTGGTGATCGCGCTGCGTGAGGGCGCGACCCCCGCGGACGTCTGGGCGGCCGCGGTCGACGCCAACGCCGCCTACACCGGGGACCTGCTCGCCCGGATCGCGCCGGTCGCCGGGCCGTACGGCCGGGCCGTCGGGGCGGGGGGCTGGCTGCGGCTCGCCTCGGTCCGGCGGAGCAAACGCCGGGTGCTGCCCGGGCTGACGTTCAGCCCGATCGACCAGCCGGGCGGGTTCGGCGCCGCCGTGCTCGCCGCGTGGGCCGCCGCCGGGAGCCCCGGCGACCTCGGGGAATTCTCCGCCGGCCTGCGCCCTACCGCCGTATTCGCCCCCTAG
- a CDS encoding 1-phosphofructokinase family hexose kinase, with translation MLIGNPNLAIDRLVTLAEIVPGAVMRSRRTELSPGGKGVNVARVLRAHGVRAPLLGLLCAGDGPLLAGLLADEGADLIAVPAPGTVRQALVFREASAGRVTVVNEPGDPVPAIAWQAYREAAAARLSAGELFTVSGSLPTGVPDEGYRQLVDLAHAAGAVVVVDAAPAALAAALPAGPDLVTPNLEEAEATLSGAPVDVLPIPDGADVRERAEVAARSLLAAGARRAVVTAGAAGSAFATPSNLTWIPAVPVRVVSAVGAGDSFVGGLALELLARGLGDDAWLPAVVRGVATASASCETSLAGGVDPARAAGLRGKIEALLPKVGAR, from the coding sequence ATGCTGATCGGAAACCCCAACCTCGCCATCGACCGGCTGGTCACGCTGGCCGAGATCGTGCCCGGCGCCGTGATGCGCTCCCGCCGCACCGAGCTGTCGCCCGGCGGCAAAGGGGTGAACGTCGCCCGGGTCCTGCGGGCCCACGGCGTCCGGGCCCCGCTGCTCGGCCTGCTCTGCGCCGGTGACGGCCCGCTGCTGGCCGGTCTGCTGGCCGACGAGGGCGCCGACCTGATCGCGGTGCCGGCCCCGGGCACGGTCCGGCAGGCGCTGGTGTTCCGCGAGGCGTCCGCGGGCCGGGTCACGGTCGTCAACGAGCCCGGCGACCCGGTGCCGGCGATCGCCTGGCAGGCGTACCGCGAGGCCGCCGCCGCGCGGCTGAGCGCCGGGGAACTCTTCACGGTCTCCGGCAGCCTGCCGACCGGCGTCCCGGACGAGGGGTACCGGCAGCTGGTCGACCTCGCCCACGCCGCGGGCGCGGTCGTCGTCGTCGACGCCGCCCCGGCGGCGCTGGCCGCCGCGTTACCGGCCGGGCCGGACCTGGTCACCCCGAACCTGGAGGAGGCCGAGGCCACGCTCTCCGGCGCACCGGTCGACGTGCTGCCGATCCCGGACGGTGCCGACGTGCGCGAGCGGGCCGAGGTGGCGGCGCGGTCGCTGCTGGCCGCGGGGGCCCGGCGCGCGGTCGTCACGGCCGGGGCGGCCGGCAGCGCGTTCGCCACGCCGTCGAACCTGACCTGGATCCCGGCCGTCCCGGTGCGGGTCGTGAGCGCGGTCGGCGCCGGCGACTCGTTCGTCGGCGGGCTCGCGCTCGAGCTGCTGGCCCGCGGGCTCGGCGACGACGCCTGGCTGCCCGCGGTGGTCCGCGGGGTCGCCACCGCGAGCGCGTCGTGCGAGACGTCGCTGGCCGGTGGGGTGGACCCCGCGCGCGCTGCCGGGCTGCGCGGCAAGATCGAGGCACTCCTACCAAAGGTCGGTGCCCGGTGA